The Solibacillus daqui genome has a segment encoding these proteins:
- a CDS encoding rRNA methyltransferase has protein sequence MWKIHNGKLIQTADESRMRYKTRISAGLVEQLKQMAELHDTHISYLLENGYSNLLETGGINFNKKNRPKDRIEFRTTCDKELLQCLKDFAHAKDLNLNDCIEASIAHINVNDVKHANWRYRIES, from the coding sequence ATGTGGAAAATACATAACGGAAAACTTATTCAAACAGCCGATGAATCGCGCATGCGATATAAAACCCGTATTAGCGCAGGTCTGGTCGAACAGCTCAAACAAATGGCTGAACTACATGACACCCACATTAGCTATCTGCTCGAAAATGGGTATAGTAATTTACTAGAAACAGGCGGTATTAACTTCAACAAAAAAAATCGTCCTAAAGATCGCATAGAATTTCGTACAACATGCGATAAGGAGCTTTTACAATGCCTAAAAGACTTTGCACATGCAAAGGACTTAAATTTAAACGATTGCATTGAGGCGAGCATCGCACATATTAATGTCAATGATGTCAAGCATGCCAATTGGCGGTATCGTATTGAAAGTTAG
- a CDS encoding GNAT family N-acetyltransferase: MKMLHLKPITKDNWITAIKLKVAADQNHFVATNAVSLAQLNFLENFYAHGIYEDETMVGFTLFGIDEEDHEFWIYRLMIDENYQGKGYGKEAVYLIIKAIHTMKTPQHQLINISYEPENIVAQQVYKKAGFTEIEGLFIGGEQVARYDFVKEA; the protein is encoded by the coding sequence ATGAAAATGTTACATTTAAAACCGATTACAAAGGATAATTGGATTACTGCGATTAAACTAAAAGTAGCCGCGGATCAAAATCACTTTGTAGCTACAAATGCCGTATCATTAGCGCAATTAAATTTTCTTGAAAACTTTTATGCACACGGTATTTATGAGGATGAAACAATGGTAGGCTTCACGTTATTTGGTATTGATGAGGAAGACCATGAATTTTGGATTTATCGTTTGATGATTGATGAAAACTATCAGGGCAAAGGATATGGAAAAGAAGCCGTTTACCTTATTATCAAAGCCATTCATACAATGAAAACGCCACAGCATCAGTTGATAAATATCTCATATGAACCAGAAAATATCGTAGCGCAGCAAGTCTACAAAAAAGCTGGATTTACCGAGATAGAAGGATTGTTTATTGGTGGTGAGCAAGTTGCGCGGTATGATTTTGTGAAAGAGGCGTAA
- a CDS encoding putative bifunctional diguanylate cyclase/phosphodiesterase, protein MTKMTDSKILESMELSYEQLVDLKAALDKTSIVAVTDKKGLILQVNDQFCEISKYSREELIGQDHRILNSGYHPKSFFKEMWRAIGNGETWQADVCNRAKDGSLYWVKTTIVPFIGANGKPERYISIRTDITAQKNIKKIAHIAYHDDLTGLPNRRSLSKRIENEISNGLRNKNQFAVFFFDVNRFKNINDSLGHKIGDLFLIELAKRLTDIDTQSNSFYRLNGDEFVYILEDVKLVNEMAEKILDVFKASFVFDEYEFYASISLGVSVYPDHGENVSKLLKTADIAMYAAKAKKGNSYSVYRKLMRGSNDQFLVLETKLHKALRENIFELRFQPTYNLQSGKIIGTESIIYWHDEDYGEMNPVEFMPFASQCGLIIEIDQYVLKNSIQHMVQLKPHVDDDFKITVNLSTDYLKDANFIVDLTTYLEEAQLDSKHIEIEISELCLLDTDLQLYDKINQIHELGVTISIDDFGMGYSSLSYLREVPISLLKIDQSFTHELNLVPANAKMVAAIISLASALNLQVVATKVENGEDLAILKELNCAFVQGLYLNDLLPLQDLIAFIKEKNN, encoded by the coding sequence ATGACCAAAATGACAGATTCAAAAATTCTTGAATCAATGGAATTATCATACGAACAGCTTGTCGATTTGAAAGCTGCACTCGATAAAACTTCTATAGTAGCAGTAACAGATAAAAAAGGGCTAATTTTGCAAGTGAATGATCAATTTTGCGAGATTTCAAAATATAGTCGTGAAGAACTAATAGGCCAAGACCACCGTATTTTAAATTCAGGTTATCATCCGAAGTCATTTTTCAAAGAAATGTGGCGCGCGATTGGCAACGGTGAAACATGGCAAGCTGATGTTTGTAATCGTGCGAAAGATGGATCATTGTATTGGGTAAAAACAACAATTGTTCCGTTCATAGGTGCAAATGGTAAACCAGAGCGTTATATATCAATTCGAACTGATATTACAGCACAAAAGAATATAAAAAAAATTGCACATATCGCATATCATGATGATTTAACTGGTCTACCAAACCGTCGCAGTCTTTCAAAACGTATTGAAAACGAAATTTCAAACGGCTTACGTAATAAAAATCAATTTGCTGTATTTTTCTTTGACGTAAATCGTTTTAAAAATATTAATGACAGTTTAGGACATAAAATTGGAGACTTATTTTTAATCGAACTAGCGAAGCGTTTAACTGATATTGATACGCAATCAAACTCGTTCTACCGTTTGAATGGCGACGAATTTGTATATATTTTAGAAGATGTAAAACTTGTAAACGAAATGGCAGAGAAAATTTTAGATGTCTTTAAAGCAAGCTTTGTCTTTGACGAATATGAGTTTTACGCCAGCATCAGCTTAGGTGTTAGTGTTTATCCGGATCACGGGGAAAATGTATCGAAGTTATTAAAAACAGCAGATATTGCAATGTACGCAGCGAAAGCGAAAAAAGGCAATAGCTATAGTGTATACAGAAAATTAATGCGCGGTTCAAATGATCAATTTTTAGTGTTAGAAACAAAGCTACATAAAGCATTACGTGAAAACATTTTTGAGTTACGATTCCAGCCAACATATAACCTGCAATCAGGAAAAATTATTGGTACAGAATCGATCATTTATTGGCATGACGAAGATTATGGTGAAATGAACCCGGTTGAATTTATGCCATTTGCATCTCAATGCGGCTTAATTATTGAAATTGATCAATACGTATTAAAAAATTCGATTCAACATATGGTACAGCTAAAGCCGCATGTCGATGATGACTTCAAAATTACTGTGAATTTATCGACAGATTATTTAAAAGATGCGAACTTTATTGTTGATTTAACAACTTATTTAGAAGAAGCTCAGCTTGATTCTAAGCATATTGAAATTGAAATCTCTGAGTTATGTTTACTAGATACGGATTTACAGTTATACGATAAAATCAATCAAATTCATGAATTGGGCGTTACAATTTCAATTGATGATTTCGGTATGGGTTACTCGTCACTAAGCTATTTACGTGAAGTGCCAATCAGTTTATTAAAAATTGATCAATCATTTACTCATGAGCTAAACCTTGTACCTGCAAATGCCAAAATGGTAGCGGCGATTATTTCACTGGCAAGCGCACTCAACTTACAAGTGGTAGCTACTAAAGTGGAAAATGGTGAAGACCTAGCCATTTTAAAAGAGTTAAACTGCGCTTTTGTTCAAGGGTTATATTTAAATGATTTGCTTCCTTTACAAGATCTCATCGCATTTATTAAAGAAAAGAATAATTAA
- a CDS encoding nucleoside-diphosphate sugar epimerase produces the protein MLKIKKIEFMKVLYDDALAQNIFSIANITFSNYEAINGALLYWQQNNSEEPYTKAGDYKFFYDLAKAQYFASVKFPKGCELTSEERQELAYILLEERGAIGTYSFLSTKPKVQFHIKKAFEAIPFPNDFDVAHFDSLSLIRALESNDEAVYEILPYDRAFINSYYSWLHLAAKQHHSKLLPYLGYIPFTYICYKNPLLSEQFLIEHLQAVNLEALQHNKSVLNRLTTSFKRYLIDELLKNKKHIHPDFVDQIDDFIESNVFYRSFDIVYLPEVDEIPVMDLQYFEYDRGNYKWPGSEHLVKGIPSLKCQRYDRYGDKRLTNSEMDDKFAIMSKTQQKLFTAVSELHWINRYKNEIDWSYVCQYNEQLTEEFLMAHIKYIDFEALGQNTDIAVNTDFLEKYMHRFNHSKVVPLIIRHLTEDFYLSHKDQIQVNIDVLYKYIESIDLDEFARIESHLNN, from the coding sequence ATGCTTAAAATTAAAAAAATAGAATTTATGAAAGTATTGTATGATGATGCATTAGCACAAAATATTTTTTCTATCGCGAATATTACGTTTTCGAATTATGAAGCGATAAACGGTGCCCTTCTCTATTGGCAGCAAAACAATTCTGAAGAGCCCTATACAAAAGCAGGCGACTATAAATTCTTTTACGATTTAGCAAAAGCCCAATATTTTGCATCAGTGAAGTTTCCAAAGGGTTGCGAACTAACAAGTGAAGAACGCCAGGAACTTGCATATATTTTACTGGAAGAGCGCGGCGCAATAGGTACATATAGCTTCCTTTCAACAAAGCCGAAAGTTCAATTCCATATAAAAAAGGCGTTTGAGGCCATTCCGTTTCCTAATGACTTTGACGTGGCTCATTTTGATTCATTATCTTTAATCCGGGCATTAGAATCTAATGATGAAGCGGTTTACGAAATATTGCCGTATGACCGCGCGTTTATTAATTCATATTACAGCTGGCTGCATTTAGCCGCCAAGCAGCACCATAGTAAGCTACTACCTTATTTAGGCTATATTCCGTTTACGTACATTTGCTATAAGAATCCATTATTATCGGAGCAGTTTTTAATTGAACATCTACAAGCAGTGAACTTAGAAGCACTTCAACATAATAAAAGTGTATTAAATCGTCTTACAACGAGCTTCAAACGGTATTTAATTGATGAGTTATTAAAAAATAAAAAGCATATTCATCCAGATTTTGTAGATCAAATAGACGATTTTATCGAAAGTAATGTCTTTTATCGATCATTTGACATTGTCTATTTACCAGAAGTGGATGAAATTCCAGTCATGGACTTACAATATTTCGAATATGACCGTGGGAATTATAAATGGCCAGGTAGCGAGCATTTAGTGAAAGGTATCCCGTCATTAAAATGTCAAAGATACGACCGTTATGGTGATAAGCGCTTAACGAATAGCGAGATGGACGACAAGTTTGCGATCATGTCAAAAACACAGCAAAAGTTATTTACGGCTGTATCAGAATTACACTGGATTAATCGCTACAAAAACGAAATCGATTGGTCGTATGTCTGTCAGTATAATGAGCAATTAACAGAAGAGTTTTTAATGGCCCATATAAAATATATAGATTTTGAAGCACTTGGCCAAAATACAGATATAGCGGTCAATACCGACTTTTTAGAGAAGTATATGCATCGTTTTAATCATTCCAAAGTTGTACCCTTAATTATTCGTCATTTAACCGAGGATTTCTATTTATCACATAAGGACCAAATTCAAGTCAATATCGATGTACTTTATAAATATATCGAAAGCATTGATTTAGATGAGTTTGCCCGAATTGAAAGTCACTTGAATAATTAA